The following coding sequences are from one Pongo abelii isolate AG06213 chromosome 3, NHGRI_mPonAbe1-v2.0_pri, whole genome shotgun sequence window:
- the FAM149A gene encoding protein FAM149A isoform X11: MLFEGKVNPQTQSLLAECGEWTRRSLHLRVLGRQLILPTDEGVQHFQGSTPASAVHRPPLSACRHSSNIRELCISGSQIVPAALSASALPGPDDTGVADLTARSSLEEEVYHVDGNMEEYFAFDRKEDDDECLEQKPAQPGRKWCKLGLPPVSPHDCVKDAVTAEVFDHVWTNLVELLEELIRKHWETTLTEGKKQRETLKVAGNRFPHVLIPHAHADGASGPPSGSSEAHSISLTSHLKPPQIHRFSSSFYSDMNGVMTIQAKPLQQRPTYFADRTQNEKEDKASGAGAGALSARHRLGRASDTHGLPPSAKKTPVPWRLPSFASDSQRLKTPNIYSDEVLRGTKLPTGVDHMASPLVQTSRSRFPPIGTETREQNTAVPGCHLVSYRGRHLQNRVSSAMPDGIERSRLRERTATLEQLSRPSTTHTFRQSDTPRKSSLTQMEFAAHTWTGQSILTGSQYVPKSFQRTTLTLKKRFQVTS; the protein is encoded by the exons atGTTATTTGAAGGGAAAGTGAACCCTCAGACCCAGAGTCTGCTGGCTGAATGCGGAGAGTGGACAAGAAGATCCCTCCATTTGAG AGTATTAGGAAGACAGCTGATCTTGCCCACTGACGAAGGCGTCCAGCATTTCCAGGGCAGCACTCCTGCCTCCGCAGTCCACAGACCCCCGCTCAGTGCCTGCCGACACAGCAGCAACATCAGAGA gTTGTGCATTTCTGGCTCTCAAATAGTCCCAGCAGCACtctcagcctctgccctgccaGGCCCTGATGACACAGGGGTTGCTGACCTAACGGCACGTTCATCCCTGGAAGAAGAGGTTTATCATGTGGATGGAAACATGGAGGAGTATTTCGCTTTTGACAGAAAAGAGGA TGATGACGAATGTCTTGAACAAAAACCAGCTCAGCCTGGTAGGAAATGGTGCAAACTCGGACTTCCTCCTGTTTCCCCACATGACTGTGTCAAAGATGCCGTGACAGCAGAAGTGTTTGATCACGTCTGGACAAATTTGGTAGAACTTTTGGAAGAGCTGATTAGAAAACACTGGGAAACTACACTCACAG AagggaaaaaacagagagaaacatTGAAAGTAGCTGGAAACAGATTTCCACACGTCCTCATTCCACACGCTCATGCTGATGGAGCCAGTGGCCCCCCGTCCGGAAGCTCCGAGGCTCACAGCATCTCCCTGACTTCTCATCTGAAGCCACCCCAG ATTCATCGCTTCTCCAGCAGTTTTTATAGTGACATGAATGGTGTCATGACAATTCAAGCAAAACCACTTCAGCAGAGACCTACCTATTTTGCTGACAGAACACA GAATGAGAAGGAGGACAAAGCATCGGGTGCAGGGGCAGGTGCTCTGTCCGCACGGCACAGACTGGGACGGGCCTCAGACACTCATGGATTACCACCTTCTGCAAAGAAAACACCAGTGCCCTGGAGGCTGCCTTCTTTTGCTTCAGATTCACAGAGACTAAAAACCCCCAACATCTATAGTGACGAAGTTCTTCGGGGAACAAAACT GCCGACTGGCGTGGACCACATGGCTTCACCACTGGTTCAAACGTCACGGAGCAGGTTCCCCCCGATAGGCACCGAGACCAGGGAGCAGAATACGGCAGTTCCTGGATGCCACCTTGTTTCT TACAGAGGAAGGCATCTACAAAACCGTGTGTCGAGTGCCATGCCTGACGGTATAGAACGATCGCGTCTTCGAGAAAGAACCGCTACCCTGGAACAGTTGTCAAGGCCCAGCACAACCCACACATTCCGG caGTCAGATACGCCTCGAAAAAGTTCATTGACACAAATGGAATTTGCTGCTCACACATGGACAGGTCAAAGTATTTTGACAG GTTCACAATATGTGCCTAAATCTTTTCAGAGGACAACTTTGACTTTAAAGAAGAGATTCCAAGTGACATCTTGA